One segment of Pseudomonas asgharzadehiana DNA contains the following:
- a CDS encoding twin-arginine translocase TatA/TatE family subunit: MGIFDWKHWIVILVVVVLVFGTKKLKNLGTDVGESIKGFRKAMNDDEKPADPAANPVPPAQPAHPQASQPITERRTFDVQAEKVEEPTRKDS, from the coding sequence ATGGGCATTTTTGACTGGAAACACTGGATCGTCATTCTGGTAGTGGTGGTACTGGTGTTCGGCACCAAGAAACTCAAAAACCTGGGCACCGATGTCGGCGAGTCGATCAAGGGCTTTCGTAAAGCCATGAACGACGACGAAAAACCCGCCGACCCTGCGGCCAATCCCGTACCGCCGGCCCAGCCTGCACACCCGCAGGCCAGCCAGCCGATCACCGAGCGTCGTACCTTCGACGTGCAGGCTGAGAAAGTCGAAGAGCCGACCCGCAAAGACTCGTGA
- a CDS encoding ubiquinone biosynthesis accessory factor UbiJ, producing MLLQGLLASVEHGLNRVLRLDSTALARLAHLNGKIIAVDCTSPALQLFILPSDEGLLLASHWAADADCTLRAPASSLLHLALSRNKTAILHSAEVALEGDSSVLMDLAAVLQDLELDWEYELSRWIGPVATHLISGHLRSRSRWYQQGFASLNQNLAEYLSEESRTLVGQREAQARFRELDKAKIDLERLEARFERLSRSLDPSDNA from the coding sequence ATGCTGCTGCAAGGCCTGCTCGCCAGCGTCGAACACGGCCTTAACCGTGTGCTGCGCCTGGACAGTACCGCCCTGGCTCGGCTCGCGCATCTGAACGGCAAGATCATCGCCGTCGACTGCACGAGCCCCGCCTTGCAGCTGTTTATCCTGCCCAGCGATGAAGGCCTGTTGCTAGCCAGCCACTGGGCCGCCGACGCCGACTGCACCCTGCGCGCGCCGGCGTCGAGCCTGCTGCACCTGGCGCTGAGTCGCAACAAGACCGCCATCCTGCATAGCGCCGAAGTGGCACTGGAAGGCGACAGCTCGGTGCTGATGGACCTCGCCGCCGTGCTGCAAGACCTGGAGCTGGATTGGGAATACGAGCTGTCACGCTGGATCGGCCCCGTCGCCACCCACTTGATCAGCGGGCACCTGCGCAGCCGCTCGCGCTGGTACCAGCAAGGGTTCGCCAGCCTCAACCAGAACCTCGCCGAATACCTGAGCGAAGAATCGCGCACCCTGGTCGGGCAGCGGGAAGCGCAAGCGCGCTTTCGCGAACTCGACAAGGCCAAAATCGACCTGGAACGCCTTGAGGCGCGCTTCGAGCGCCTGAGCCGTTCCCTTGATCCAAGCGATAACGCATGA
- a CDS encoding phasin family protein, with amino-acid sequence MAVKKTTQKEGSSWVGKVEEYSRKIWLAGLGVYSKIDSDGSKLFETLVKDGEKAEKLTKSAVGKQVGAAKATAGSRISDAKKQVLGTWGELEGALDKRLNSAISRLGVPSKAELKALHSKVDTLTKQIEKLTGAKVAPVKTAAAKPAAKTAAAKPAAKAAAKPLVKAAAKPAAKAPAKAAVKPAAKTAAAKPAAKPAAKPVAAKATAKPAAKPAAKPAAKPAAKAAAKPAAKAVAKPAAKPAAKAVAAKPAAAKPAAKPAAAKKPVAAKKPAAPKPAVAAKPATPAVSTANSVSAPTHAATAPTATPVTPTPSSQS; translated from the coding sequence ATGGCTGTTAAAAAGACTACTCAGAAAGAAGGCAGCTCGTGGGTCGGGAAAGTTGAAGAATATTCCCGCAAAATCTGGCTCGCTGGTTTAGGCGTGTACTCGAAGATCGACAGTGACGGCAGCAAACTCTTCGAGACTTTGGTTAAAGACGGCGAAAAGGCCGAGAAGTTGACCAAGAGCGCAGTGGGTAAACAAGTGGGTGCTGCTAAAGCGACCGCCGGTTCACGCATCAGCGATGCGAAGAAACAGGTATTGGGGACTTGGGGCGAACTCGAAGGGGCGTTGGACAAGCGCCTTAACAGTGCCATTTCACGCTTGGGCGTTCCCAGCAAAGCGGAACTGAAGGCGCTGCACAGTAAGGTCGATACCCTGACCAAGCAAATCGAAAAACTCACCGGCGCCAAAGTGGCTCCAGTGAAAACCGCCGCGGCTAAGCCTGCCGCTAAAACGGCTGCCGCCAAGCCAGCCGCTAAAGCCGCCGCCAAACCCCTGGTAAAAGCTGCGGCCAAACCAGCGGCCAAGGCACCCGCGAAGGCCGCCGTCAAACCAGCGGCCAAAACCGCGGCAGCCAAGCCTGCGGCAAAACCGGCCGCTAAGCCAGTCGCTGCAAAAGCGACTGCCAAGCCCGCCGCTAAACCAGCTGCCAAGCCGGCCGCGAAACCCGCCGCTAAAGCCGCTGCAAAACCTGCGGCCAAGGCGGTTGCAAAACCTGCCGCCAAACCTGCGGCTAAAGCGGTTGCCGCCAAACCTGCCGCCGCCAAGCCAGCGGCAAAACCCGCTGCCGCGAAGAAGCCTGTGGCCGCGAAAAAACCAGCAGCGCCCAAGCCGGCTGTCGCGGCCAAGCCTGCCACCCCTGCCGTTTCCACGGCCAACTCGGTCTCCGCGCCGACGCACGCGGCTACGGCTCCTACTGCAACGCCGGTTACGCCGACGCCCTCCAGTCAGTCCTGA
- the tatC gene encoding twin-arginine translocase subunit TatC, which translates to MSADKPENDQHMPLVSHLTELRTRLLRCVAAIFIIFAGLFAFTQQIYTFVSTPLRQYLPAGATMIATDVSSPFLTPLKLTMMVSLFLAIPVILHQIWGFIAPGLYKHEKRIAVPLLVSSILLFYTGMAFAYFLVFPLIFKFFAAATPAGVEMMTDITSYLDFVMTLFFAFGVAFEIPVAVVLLVWIGVVNVQYLKKIRPYVIIGCFVVGMILTPPDIFSQTLLAVPMWMLFEIGILFSGLISKRGEHPDDRPADDDQPPATQP; encoded by the coding sequence ATGAGCGCTGATAAACCGGAAAACGACCAGCACATGCCGCTGGTCTCGCACCTCACCGAGCTGCGTACCCGCCTGCTGCGTTGCGTAGCGGCCATCTTCATCATCTTTGCCGGGCTGTTCGCCTTTACCCAGCAGATCTACACCTTCGTCTCCACGCCACTGCGCCAGTATCTGCCGGCCGGCGCGACGATGATCGCCACCGACGTCTCATCACCGTTCCTCACACCGTTGAAGCTGACGATGATGGTCTCGCTGTTCCTGGCGATCCCGGTGATCCTGCATCAGATCTGGGGCTTTATCGCGCCGGGCCTGTACAAGCACGAGAAACGCATTGCGGTCCCGTTGCTGGTGTCGAGCATCCTGCTGTTCTACACCGGCATGGCGTTCGCCTACTTCCTGGTGTTCCCGTTGATCTTCAAGTTCTTCGCCGCCGCCACCCCGGCCGGCGTGGAGATGATGACCGACATCACCAGCTACCTCGACTTTGTGATGACGCTGTTCTTCGCCTTTGGCGTGGCCTTCGAGATCCCGGTGGCCGTGGTGCTGCTGGTGTGGATCGGCGTGGTCAACGTGCAGTACCTGAAGAAGATCCGCCCGTATGTGATCATCGGCTGCTTCGTAGTCGGCATGATCCTGACCCCGCCGGACATTTTCTCCCAGACCCTGCTGGCCGTGCCGATGTGGATGCTGTTCGAGATCGGCATTCTGTTCAGCGGCCTGATCAGCAAGCGCGGCGAACACCCGGATGACAGACCCGCCGACGACGACCAGCCGCCAGCGACCCAGCCGTGA
- the tatB gene encoding Sec-independent protein translocase protein TatB, producing MFGISFSELLLVGLVALLVLGPERLPGAARTAGLWIGRLKRSFNAIKQEVEREIGADEIRRQLHNEHILSLEQEARKILSPVQEPAKPVEPVPEQAAPHVVDATPAAPHPNEPAPTPVASPAPHDPTLPPRAP from the coding sequence ATGTTTGGTATCAGCTTCTCTGAACTGCTGCTCGTCGGCCTCGTGGCCCTGCTGGTACTGGGGCCGGAACGCCTGCCCGGTGCCGCGCGCACCGCCGGCCTGTGGATCGGGCGCCTGAAACGCAGTTTCAACGCGATCAAACAGGAAGTTGAACGGGAAATCGGCGCCGACGAGATCCGCCGGCAACTGCATAACGAACATATCCTGTCGTTGGAGCAGGAGGCACGCAAGATTCTCTCGCCGGTGCAGGAGCCGGCCAAGCCGGTGGAGCCTGTGCCTGAGCAGGCCGCCCCGCACGTCGTCGACGCCACGCCAGCCGCGCCCCACCCCAACGAGCCTGCGCCGACGCCCGTTGCGTCGCCCGCCCCCCATGACCCAACATTGCCGCCGCGAGCCCCATGA
- a CDS encoding methyl-accepting chemotaxis protein, whose translation MQSMTLGLRELIGGISDGVTQIASAAEQLSSVTEQTSAGVNSQKIETDQVATAMNEMAATVQEVARNAEEASEAAVAADQQAREGDKVVGEAIAQIERLATEVGNSTVAMADLKQESDKIGSVLDVIKSVAQQTNLLALNAAIEAARAGEAGRGFAVVADEVRSLAQRTQKSTEEIEELIVGLQSGTQQVATIMDNSRSLTDSSVELTRRAGSALENITRTVSTIQAMNSQIATAAEQQSAVAEEINRSVLNVRDVSEQTSSASEETAASSAELARLGVYLQTLVGRFRI comes from the coding sequence ATGCAAAGCATGACCCTGGGCCTGCGGGAACTGATCGGTGGTATCAGCGATGGCGTCACCCAGATCGCCAGCGCCGCCGAGCAGCTGTCGTCCGTGACCGAACAGACCAGCGCCGGGGTCAACAGCCAGAAGATCGAGACCGATCAGGTCGCCACCGCCATGAACGAAATGGCTGCGACCGTACAGGAAGTGGCACGCAACGCCGAAGAGGCCTCGGAAGCCGCCGTCGCGGCGGACCAGCAGGCTCGCGAGGGCGACAAAGTGGTCGGCGAAGCCATCGCCCAGATCGAGCGCCTGGCCACTGAAGTCGGTAATTCCACGGTTGCCATGGCCGACCTGAAGCAGGAAAGCGACAAGATCGGCAGCGTACTCGACGTGATCAAATCCGTGGCCCAGCAAACCAACCTGCTGGCCCTCAACGCGGCCATCGAAGCCGCGCGAGCCGGTGAAGCCGGGCGCGGTTTCGCCGTAGTGGCCGACGAAGTACGCAGCCTGGCCCAGCGTACCCAGAAGTCCACCGAAGAGATCGAAGAGCTGATTGTCGGCCTGCAGAGCGGCACCCAGCAGGTGGCGACCATCATGGACAACAGCCGCAGCCTCACCGACAGTAGCGTCGAGTTGACCCGCCGCGCCGGCAGCGCCCTGGAAAACATCACCCGTACCGTCTCGACCATCCAGGCGATGAACTCGCAGATCGCCACCGCCGCCGAACAGCAAAGCGCCGTGGCGGAAGAGATCAACCGGAGCGTGCTGAACGTGCGCGATGTGTCGGAACAAACCTCGTCGGCCAGCGAAGAGACCGCCGCATCCAGCGCCGAACTGGCGCGCCTGGGTGTCTACCTGCAAACCCTGGTCGGTCGCTTCCGCATCTGA
- a CDS encoding fimbrial protein, protein MSFLKLPLLLAINVSLASQTVLAATTGTLTFAGQVNGGTCDLSAGDVNRTITLPAIKISDFDASPSAGSLDFEVSADCESDIRTVVFQFAGTPAHENPILFSNTGTSSGTALWLIHRASPLYAIPANGTEAQRSRTVTTSGNKAVLPLSAAYYKTGAAVTQGTLASAVTVSITYN, encoded by the coding sequence ATGAGCTTCCTTAAACTGCCCCTGCTGCTGGCAATCAATGTGAGCCTGGCGAGCCAAACGGTGCTCGCCGCCACCACGGGTACGCTGACCTTTGCCGGTCAGGTCAACGGTGGCACCTGTGACCTCAGCGCCGGCGACGTGAACCGCACCATCACCTTGCCGGCCATCAAAATTTCGGACTTTGACGCAAGCCCAAGTGCGGGTTCGCTTGATTTCGAGGTCTCCGCCGATTGCGAGTCGGACATACGCACGGTGGTTTTCCAATTCGCCGGCACGCCCGCGCACGAGAACCCCATTCTGTTTTCCAATACGGGCACCTCGAGCGGTACCGCGTTGTGGCTGATACACCGGGCCTCTCCCTTGTATGCCATCCCTGCCAACGGCACGGAGGCTCAGCGCAGCCGTACCGTGACCACGAGCGGTAACAAAGCTGTGCTGCCACTCAGTGCGGCCTACTATAAAACCGGCGCAGCGGTCACCCAGGGCACCCTGGCCAGCGCCGTCACCGTGTCGATTACCTACAATTGA
- the ubiB gene encoding ubiquinone biosynthesis regulatory protein kinase UbiB, translated as MKLLAVRRLFRIQRVVIRYRLDDLLFALPLPWFLLAVRYVLPWRWFPRKQLELSRGARLRLALQDLGPIFIKFGQILSTRRDLLPEDIADELMLLQDRVPPFDSKQSMALIEAQLGKPISDVFSRFDVEPLASASVAQVHAAQLKSGEEVVVKVIRPGLKPIIGQDLAWLFILARAAERFSADARLLHPVDVVADYEKTIYDELDLLREAANASQLKRNFEGSPLLYVPQVYWDWCRPKVLVMERIYGVQVTDLATLADQRTDMKMLAERGVEIFFTQVFRDSFFHADMHPGNIFVSTVNPWSPQYIAIDCGIVGSLTPEDQDYLARNLFAFFKRDYRRVAQLHIDSGWVPAETKLNEFEAAIRTVCEPIFEKPLKDISFGQVLMRLFQTARRFNMEVQPQLVLLQKTLLNIEGLGRQLYPDLDLWNTAQPFLERWMRERMSPKTVLGNLHSQMEQLPHLANMTRDLLERMSQPHAKDPEPPWRKRKDDWFLRLLGAAHLVGGVMLAIGGPLNQLGHWPAGIMVAVGVYLIVRR; from the coding sequence ATGAAGCTGCTCGCCGTCCGCCGTTTGTTTCGTATCCAGCGCGTCGTAATCCGCTACCGTCTCGATGACCTGCTGTTCGCCCTGCCCCTGCCGTGGTTCCTGCTGGCGGTGCGCTACGTGCTGCCGTGGCGCTGGTTCCCGCGCAAACAGCTGGAGCTGAGCCGTGGCGCGCGCCTGCGCCTGGCGTTGCAGGACCTGGGGCCGATCTTTATCAAGTTCGGGCAGATCCTCTCCACGCGTCGCGACCTGCTGCCCGAAGACATCGCCGATGAGCTGATGCTGCTGCAGGACCGCGTACCGCCGTTCGATTCCAAGCAGTCGATGGCGTTGATCGAGGCACAACTGGGCAAGCCGATCAGCGACGTGTTCAGCCGCTTCGATGTCGAGCCGCTGGCCTCGGCCTCGGTGGCGCAAGTGCACGCCGCGCAGCTCAAGAGCGGTGAAGAAGTGGTGGTGAAAGTGATCCGCCCCGGCCTCAAGCCGATCATCGGCCAGGACCTGGCATGGCTGTTCATCCTCGCCCGCGCCGCCGAACGTTTCAGCGCCGATGCTCGCCTGCTGCACCCGGTGGACGTGGTCGCCGACTACGAAAAAACCATCTACGACGAACTCGACCTGCTACGCGAAGCCGCCAACGCCAGCCAGCTCAAGCGCAACTTCGAAGGCTCACCGCTGCTCTACGTGCCGCAGGTGTATTGGGACTGGTGCCGCCCCAAGGTGCTGGTGATGGAGCGCATCTACGGCGTGCAGGTCACCGACCTCGCCACCCTGGCCGACCAGCGCACCGACATGAAGATGCTCGCCGAGCGCGGCGTGGAGATCTTCTTCACCCAGGTATTTCGCGACAGTTTCTTCCACGCCGACATGCACCCAGGCAACATTTTCGTCAGCACCGTCAACCCGTGGAGCCCGCAGTACATCGCGATCGACTGCGGCATCGTCGGCAGCCTCACCCCGGAAGACCAGGACTACCTGGCGCGTAACCTGTTTGCCTTCTTCAAGCGCGACTATCGCCGCGTGGCGCAGTTGCACATCGATTCCGGCTGGGTGCCGGCGGAGACCAAACTCAACGAATTCGAAGCGGCGATCCGTACGGTGTGCGAACCGATCTTCGAAAAACCGTTAAAAGATATTTCGTTCGGTCAGGTGTTGATGCGCCTGTTCCAGACCGCGCGGCGCTTCAACATGGAAGTGCAACCGCAGTTGGTCTTGCTGCAAAAAACCTTGCTCAACATCGAGGGCCTGGGCCGCCAGTTGTACCCGGATCTAGACCTGTGGAACACCGCCCAGCCGTTCCTGGAACGCTGGATGCGCGAGCGCATGAGCCCCAAGACTGTGCTGGGCAACCTGCACAGCCAGATGGAACAACTGCCCCACCTGGCCAACATGACCCGCGACCTGTTGGAGCGCATGTCCCAACCCCACGCCAAGGACCCGGAGCCGCCGTGGCGCAAGCGCAAGGACGACTGGTTCCTGCGCCTGCTCGGCGCCGCGCACCTGGTGGGCGGGGTCATGCTGGCGATTGGCGGCCCGTTGAATCAGTTGGGCCATTGGCCGGCCGGCATCATGGTCGCCGTGGGCGTTTATCTGATCGTGCGTCGATAG
- a CDS encoding phosphoribosyl-ATP diphosphatase, with protein MSDTLNRVAQVLEDRKGADADSSYVASLYHKGLNKILEKLGEESVETIIAAKDAQISGDCSDVIYETADLWFHSLVMLAQLGQHPQAVLDELDRRFGLSGHAEKASRPSA; from the coding sequence ATGAGCGATACCCTGAACCGCGTGGCCCAGGTACTGGAAGACCGCAAAGGCGCGGACGCCGACAGCTCCTACGTCGCCAGCCTGTACCACAAGGGCCTGAACAAGATCCTGGAAAAGCTCGGCGAAGAATCCGTCGAGACCATCATTGCCGCCAAGGACGCGCAAATCAGCGGCGACTGCAGTGATGTGATCTACGAAACCGCCGACCTGTGGTTTCACAGCCTGGTCATGCTCGCCCAACTGGGGCAGCATCCGCAGGCCGTACTGGATGAACTGGACCGTCGCTTCGGCTTGTCCGGGCACGCTGAGAAGGCCTCGCGTCCGTCCGCCTGA
- a CDS encoding polyhydroxyalkanoic acid system family protein produces the protein MARITVERAHALGKEGARAKAEKLALKLKEQYGLEPSWSGDTLNLKRSGVKGTVLVADDSLRIDVELGLLMSAMSGTIKSEIEKALDKALA, from the coding sequence ATGGCCCGTATAACCGTTGAGCGGGCACATGCCCTGGGTAAAGAAGGGGCGCGAGCGAAGGCCGAGAAGTTGGCGCTCAAACTCAAGGAGCAATATGGCCTGGAGCCGTCGTGGTCTGGCGATACCTTGAACCTCAAGCGCTCCGGGGTGAAAGGCACAGTATTAGTGGCCGATGATTCTCTGCGCATCGATGTGGAACTGGGCCTGTTGATGTCGGCCATGAGCGGCACTATCAAGTCCGAAATCGAGAAAGCCCTGGATAAGGCATTGGCCTGA
- the ubiE gene encoding bifunctional demethylmenaquinone methyltransferase/2-methoxy-6-polyprenyl-1,4-benzoquinol methylase UbiE, which translates to MTDQRKGSDAEPTTHFGFKNVPESQKAEKVAEVFHSVAAKYDLMNDVLSGGMHRLWKRFTIELSGVRTGNRVLDIAGGTGDLAAKFSKLVGPTGQVVLADINGSMLKVGRDRLLDKGVAGNIEFVQADAEKLPFPDNHFDCVTIAFGLRNVTHKEDAIRSMLRVLKPGGRLLVLEFSKPTNALMSKVYDTYSFAFMPLMGKLITNDAESYRYLAESIRMHPDQETLKSMMVEAGFDRVTYHNMTSGIVALHRGIKP; encoded by the coding sequence ATGACTGATCAGCGCAAAGGCAGCGATGCCGAACCCACCACTCACTTCGGCTTCAAGAACGTCCCGGAAAGCCAAAAAGCGGAAAAAGTCGCTGAGGTGTTCCACTCAGTCGCCGCCAAGTACGACCTGATGAATGACGTGCTTTCCGGCGGCATGCACCGCCTGTGGAAGCGGTTCACCATCGAGTTGTCGGGCGTGCGCACTGGCAACCGCGTGCTCGACATCGCCGGCGGCACGGGCGACCTGGCGGCCAAGTTCTCCAAGCTCGTCGGCCCCACCGGCCAGGTGGTGCTGGCGGACATCAACGGTTCGATGCTCAAGGTCGGCCGCGACCGCCTGCTCGACAAAGGCGTCGCCGGCAATATCGAGTTCGTCCAGGCCGATGCCGAAAAGCTGCCGTTCCCCGACAACCATTTCGACTGCGTGACCATCGCCTTCGGCCTGCGTAACGTCACCCACAAGGAGGACGCGATCCGCTCGATGCTGCGCGTGCTCAAGCCGGGTGGGCGCCTGTTGGTGCTGGAGTTCTCCAAGCCGACCAACGCGCTGATGTCCAAGGTCTACGACACCTACTCCTTCGCGTTCATGCCGTTGATGGGCAAGCTGATCACCAATGACGCCGAGAGCTATCGCTACCTGGCCGAGTCGATCCGCATGCACCCCGACCAGGAAACCCTGAAGTCGATGATGGTAGAAGCCGGTTTTGACCGTGTGACCTACCACAACATGACTTCCGGCATCGTCGCCCTGCACCGCGGTATCAAGCCCTGA
- a CDS encoding 16S rRNA (uracil(1498)-N(3))-methyltransferase, with protein MNLLLLEEADFIAADRVVLRDRRLVHMQEVHRAAVGDNLRVGRMGGLMGNAHLLRLEASEAELQVSFDQPPPAKLPLTLLLALPRPKMLRRVLQTVAAMGVPKVVLVNSYRVEKSFWQTPFLEPEAVREQLILGLEQARDTVLPEIIIEKRFKPFVEDRLPAMTQGTRGLVGHPGDYPPCPRGLDEPVTLAIGPEGGWIPYEVDLLTKAGLQPVQLGARILRVETAVTALLARLF; from the coding sequence GTGAACCTGCTGCTACTGGAAGAGGCCGACTTTATAGCGGCCGACCGCGTGGTGCTGCGTGATCGGCGCCTGGTGCATATGCAGGAAGTCCACCGCGCCGCCGTAGGCGACAACCTGCGGGTTGGGCGCATGGGTGGCTTGATGGGCAATGCACACTTGCTGCGCCTGGAAGCCAGCGAAGCCGAGCTGCAGGTGAGCTTCGACCAGCCGCCCCCGGCCAAACTGCCGCTGACCCTGTTGCTGGCCCTGCCGCGCCCGAAAATGCTGCGTCGTGTGCTGCAAACCGTGGCGGCGATGGGCGTGCCGAAGGTGGTGCTGGTCAACAGCTACCGGGTGGAAAAAAGCTTCTGGCAAACTCCGTTTCTGGAACCCGAGGCGGTTCGCGAACAACTGATCCTCGGCCTGGAACAGGCGCGGGACACGGTGCTGCCCGAGATCATCATCGAGAAGCGCTTCAAGCCATTCGTCGAAGACCGCCTGCCGGCGATGACGCAAGGCACCCGGGGCCTGGTCGGCCACCCCGGCGACTACCCACCCTGCCCGCGTGGCCTGGATGAACCGGTCACATTGGCCATCGGCCCCGAAGGCGGCTGGATCCCCTACGAAGTCGACCTGCTGACCAAGGCCGGCCTGCAACCGGTGCAGCTCGGCGCACGCATCCTGCGGGTTGAAACCGCCGTGACCGCGTTGCTCGCCCGACTGTTCTAA
- a CDS encoding phasin family protein — protein MAKVILKKKIDVQTGALTDVKTYARKIWLAGLGAYAKVGSEGGEYFKELVKSGQHVESKGKKVAVEQLDAANSQIDQVKSNVSVVKGLVEVQLDKVEKAFDTRVASALNRIGIASKHDVETLSAKLEELTALLERVARKH, from the coding sequence ATGGCCAAAGTTATCCTGAAGAAAAAAATCGACGTACAAACCGGCGCCCTGACTGACGTTAAAACCTACGCACGCAAGATCTGGCTGGCGGGTCTTGGTGCCTATGCCAAGGTCGGCAGCGAGGGCGGCGAGTACTTCAAAGAGCTCGTTAAGAGTGGTCAACATGTTGAAAGTAAAGGTAAAAAAGTTGCCGTTGAACAACTTGATGCCGCCAACAGTCAGATTGACCAAGTCAAGAGTAATGTCTCCGTTGTCAAAGGTCTGGTAGAAGTTCAGCTGGATAAAGTTGAAAAAGCTTTTGATACTCGCGTTGCAAGTGCCTTGAATCGAATCGGCATTGCGTCTAAACATGACGTGGAGACACTCTCTGCTAAGCTCGAAGAGCTGACGGCATTGCTCGAACGTGTCGCGCGTAAACACTAA
- the hisI gene encoding phosphoribosyl-AMP cyclohydrolase, with product MKDWLDEIKWDSDGLVPAIAQDYKTGRVLMMAWMNREALSLTATEQRAIYWSRSRGKLWRKGEESGHVQTLHEIRLDCDADVVILKVEQIGGIACHTGRHSCFYRVFENGEWKVVEPVLKDPHAIYSAGH from the coding sequence ATGAAAGACTGGCTGGACGAGATCAAATGGGACAGTGACGGCCTGGTGCCGGCCATCGCCCAGGACTACAAGACCGGGCGCGTGCTGATGATGGCCTGGATGAACCGCGAGGCCCTGAGCCTCACCGCCACTGAGCAGCGCGCCATTTACTGGTCACGTTCGCGTGGCAAACTGTGGCGCAAGGGCGAAGAGTCCGGACATGTGCAGACCCTGCATGAGATACGCCTGGACTGCGACGCCGACGTGGTAATCCTCAAGGTCGAGCAGATCGGCGGCATCGCTTGCCACACCGGCCGTCACAGCTGCTTCTATCGCGTGTTCGAGAACGGCGAGTGGAAGGTTGTAGAACCGGTGCTCAAAGACCCGCACGCCATTTATTCCGCAGGACACTGA